The Drosophila teissieri strain GT53w chromosome X, Prin_Dtei_1.1, whole genome shotgun sequence genome has a segment encoding these proteins:
- the LOC122623460 gene encoding uncharacterized protein LOC122623460, which produces MTNMWAKLVLKFFKYAPSYVVCLCFLPCGMIFGYTICAFVAERNLNAGFNYYGPLILGACWAVVTALAMLVVKFVKKCIIYWQPWLLLAAGIFSLIGSCFYFADGFDHVGAYISYLAHSMTFVAGYSFLHTISSKGSRSLFLSGSCSCYLLGVASAVSLIVSSYSRNVEELAGQTATTEQLIDGIYVNFAGTYLSVAAVVLAILVGQKVLHFLGTVDLVNSMDNDLRIANSNGSIFEKRSEVIKRLQFFYVTKNQQWNMMLLLLFTEAVQFALFVYFVYWFALNPAIRLTEFSGIDGMFWVIFAGSLLALICQWFLSVKVTFVGTQVALIFFTLLAMILCSNTESRWSLWLLLVLFGLSYSQQQILLLEVTHLRFTECIICISYVLKLVCTSIVYFYFVADAKNSYFYATDSSTLMAQGFVFLIITSLLALVVGMKVPRTHRAQLLEIQYEVYGIIFMKHQIEQLNVRWLNDGTIPTINQ; this is translated from the exons ATGACGAACATGTGGGCCAAACTGGTGCTGAAGTTCTTCAAGTATGCGCCCAGCTATGTGG TCTGCCTGTGCTTCCTGCCCTGCGGCATGATCTTCGGCTATACGATCTGCGCCTTTGTTGCGGAACGAAACCTCAACGCCGGATTCAATTACTATGGACCGCTGATCCTGGGCGCCTGCTGGGCGGTAGTCACCGCCCTGGCCATGCTGGTGGTCAAGTTTGTGAAGAAGTGCATCATCTATTGGCAGCCATGGCTGCTCCTGGCCGCCGGAATCTTTAGTCTCATAGGCAGCTGCTTCTACTTTGCCGACGGATTTG ACCACGTTGGAGCCTACATATCGTACTTGGCGCACAGCATGACCTTCGTGGCCGGCTATAGCTTCCTGCACACGATCAGCTCCAAGGGCAGCAGGTCGCTGTTCCTGTcgggcagctgcagctgctacCTCCTGGGCGTGGCGTCCGCCGTCAGCCTGATCGTGTCCTCCTACAGTCGGAATGTGGAGGAGCTGGCCGGACAGACGGCGACCACGGAGCAGCTGATCGATGGCATCTACGTGAACTTCGCGGGCACCTACTTGAGTGTGGCGGCCGTTGTGCTGGCCATCCTGGTGGGCCAGAAGGTGCTCCACTTCCTGGGCACCGTCGACCTGGTGAACAGCATGGACAACGACCTGCGGATCGCCAACTCCAATGGCAGCATCTTCGAGAAGCGATCGGAGGTCATCAAGCGGCTGCAGTTCTTCTACGTGACCAAGAACCAGCAGTGGAacatgatgctgctgctcctcttcacGGAGGCCGTGCAGTTCGCGCTGTTCGTGTACTTTGTCTACTGGTTCGCCCTGAATCCGGCCATCCGGCTGACAGAGTTCTCCGGCATCGACGGCATGTTCTGGGTGATCTTTGCGGGCAGCCTGCTGGCGCTCATCTGCCAGTGGTTCCTGTCGGTGAAGGTCACCTTTGTGGGCACGCAGGTGGCCCTCATCTTCTTCACCCTGCTGGCCATGATCCTGTGCAGCAACACGGAGTCCAGGTGGTCGCTCTGGCTGCTCCTCGTGCTCTTCGGCCTGTCGTACTCGCAGCAGCAGATCCTCCTGCTGGAGGTCACCCACCTGCGCTTCACCGAATGCATCATATGCATCTCGTATGTGCTCAAGTTGGTCTGCACCAGCATCGTGTACTTCTACTTCGTGGCGGATGCGAAGAACTCCTACTTCTACGCCACCGACTCCAGCACCCTGATGGCCCAGGGATTCGTCTTCCTCATCATCACCTCGCTGCTGGCCCTCGTGGTGGGCATGAAGGTGCCCCGGACGCATCGCGCCCAGCTGCTGGAGATCCAGTACGAGGTGTACGGCATCATCTTCATGAAGCACCAGATCGAGCAGCTCAACGTCCGTTGGCTGAACGACGGCACCATTCCCACCATCAACCAGTGA